In Paenibacillus hexagrammi, the following are encoded in one genomic region:
- a CDS encoding Ger(x)C family spore germination C-terminal domain-containing protein: MENDESYMLSADDVNGSFRVLDGKSEIPLIKVNVKVTGLVEESTIPLQVERIDAYQQMAEKEIEDRVLALVKKFQKNKVDPMGFGRRYRAMHPGKDNHWEEWLQAYPKAEFEVKAKVRLRGTGTIR, from the coding sequence ATGGAGAATGATGAAAGCTATATGCTTTCCGCCGATGATGTGAACGGGAGCTTTCGTGTATTGGACGGCAAATCTGAGATACCTTTAATTAAAGTAAATGTAAAAGTTACGGGATTGGTTGAAGAATCAACAATACCGCTGCAGGTGGAGAGGATAGATGCTTACCAGCAGATGGCGGAAAAAGAAATTGAGGATCGGGTGCTGGCGCTTGTTAAAAAGTTTCAAAAAAATAAAGTGGACCCCATGGGCTTCGGAAGAAGATACCGCGCCATGCATCCCGGCAAAGATAATCATTGGGAGGAGTGGTTGCAGGCATACCCGAAGGCGGAGTTTGAGGTGAAAGCGAAAGTAAGGCTGAGAGGAACGGGAACGATCCGATAG
- a CDS encoding fibronectin type III domain-containing protein: MRDSRATRQLFRMLLASLLVLVLVWPAYLPVASAATNDANMPANRQLHRAVTMADGKVMVTGGNDGMQHTATTMIYNPTLNSWMYGVSMLTARFSHAAVLLHDGRVMVIGGNSFDTGVLNSVEIYNPSTSTWSAAAPLSVLRAAHTAVTLPDGRVLVIGGGNDDGDLASTEIYDPSTNVWSAGPSMPSTRKEFGAALMGDGRVLVSGGTVNGSMSNSALIYDPTSNSWSAAANMPTMRYIHGSTTLEDGRVSVVGGFDPNYTPLTSTVIYDPETDSWISGPTLNVGLIAPEAVLLQTGEVFVAGGAGNSGPSNHSESHRPVPRTSMPKASVAAGAVSPGTNVSLSTFAAGAAIYYTTDGSTPTTASTVYSGPITVNGPVTIKAIANRSDWGSSRLMTAAYTLNIPLTETPTASPAGSEVARGALVTLSTSTNGAVIHYTTDGSTPTSVSTVYDSAIAINAAMTIKAIAVMDGMADSMVMSEAYTLQPTKPDAPGVTGVTPGDGSASIAVTVPSDGGRPITSYTVTSSPDGITASGASSPIDITGLTNGTAYTFTVTATNSVGTSDASEASDSVTPAGKPSSPTVVTAEGGSGEATVTFTAPNDNGGSAIAGYTVTASPGGLTGTGTGSPIKVIGLTNGTSYTFTVTSTNSAATSDSSVPSNAIVPMAVSEAPANVSAIWGNGEATVSFDPPADNGGSSITQYTVTVLPGGRTVTGSGSPIPVTELTNGTAYTFTVTATNAVGTSEASEESSPVTPATVPQAPTNVAASRGDSQATVSFDAPADNGGSAVTSYTVTASPGGRTSTGTGSTINVTGLTNGTAYTFTVTATNAAGTSEVSVPSNGVTPAAVPGVPSGVTVEEGEGEATVGFTPPSNDGGSPITGYTVTVYPDGRTVNGTSSPITVTDLVYGVSYAFKVSATNDAGTSALSALTPDLVLITEPGAPTDVSAAWGNTQAAVSFTPPAFVGGSPITGYTVTVWPGEQTVEGSESPIVVTGLDNGTAYTFTVRAMNAAGSSDASASTESVTPATVPGVPTEVTATASNGKAYVSFKPPVDNGGSSVTQYTVTVLPGGQTVTGTNSPITVTGLTNGTSYTFTVTATNIAGNSEASSESAAVTPRARSSSAAAAPVAPSEPSADVLVNGSRESAGKLITSEVNGRKVTTVEVDEAKLKAKLDIQTKGAVITIPVVTKSDVVSGELNGRMVRSMEDKSAVVEIKTETSSYSLPAQQINIGSMAEKFGEGVELQDIKVRIEIGAPKEDTAKVVEQLAGSGDLQLVVPAVEFNVSGTFKDKTVTIDRFNAYVERTIAIPDGVDPSKITTGVVIEENGTVRHVPTKIVKLDGRYYAQINSLTNSTYSVVWHPVAFADVKGHWAEAAINDMGSRMVINGVDDRTFLPEQNITRAEFAAMLVRALGLKPNASRASFADVSASSWYSDYVGTAVEYGLVQGFGDGNFQPEATITREQAMVMTAKALRLTNDALPKLSGNQVQAIIAGFGDGGASGDWAAESIALLVDRKLVGGVTGNQLAPKDLITRAQAAMMIQRLLQQAKLI; the protein is encoded by the coding sequence ATGAGAGACTCAAGAGCAACTAGGCAGCTATTCCGTATGTTACTGGCATCCCTGCTTGTTTTGGTTCTGGTATGGCCTGCATATTTGCCCGTGGCTTCGGCTGCGACCAATGATGCAAATATGCCCGCAAATCGCCAATTGCATCGAGCTGTCACGATGGCCGATGGTAAGGTCATGGTGACCGGCGGAAACGATGGTATGCAGCATACTGCCACCACGATGATTTATAATCCGACTTTAAATTCTTGGATGTACGGAGTTTCCATGCTGACTGCACGGTTTAGTCACGCCGCAGTCTTGCTGCATGATGGCCGGGTAATGGTCATTGGAGGAAACAGTTTTGACACCGGCGTTCTTAATAGTGTTGAAATTTACAACCCTTCTACGAGCACATGGAGCGCGGCTGCTCCGCTATCCGTGCTGAGGGCAGCCCACACCGCTGTGACACTTCCGGATGGCCGTGTGTTGGTAATTGGCGGCGGGAATGATGATGGTGATCTTGCATCAACTGAAATTTACGATCCGTCGACGAATGTGTGGTCCGCAGGCCCTAGCATGCCCTCGACCCGAAAAGAATTCGGCGCGGCGCTGATGGGTGACGGAAGAGTGTTGGTTTCGGGCGGTACGGTGAACGGCTCGATGTCCAATAGCGCACTGATCTATGATCCTACTTCAAACAGCTGGTCAGCCGCTGCGAACATGCCAACGATGCGTTACATTCATGGTTCAACAACGCTTGAGGACGGAAGAGTTTCGGTGGTGGGCGGTTTCGATCCGAACTACACGCCGCTTACGAGCACCGTCATTTACGATCCGGAAACGGACAGCTGGATCTCCGGTCCCACGTTGAACGTAGGGCTCATCGCACCTGAAGCGGTGCTGCTGCAGACAGGGGAGGTATTCGTAGCCGGCGGAGCAGGTAATTCCGGACCTTCGAATCACAGTGAGTCGCACCGACCGGTGCCGCGAACTTCCATGCCGAAGGCGAGTGTTGCTGCAGGCGCAGTCTCTCCCGGCACGAACGTCTCGTTATCTACCTTCGCAGCAGGCGCGGCGATTTATTATACGACTGACGGCAGCACGCCGACGACGGCTAGTACCGTGTATAGCGGGCCGATCACGGTGAATGGACCGGTGACGATCAAAGCGATCGCGAATCGCAGCGACTGGGGAAGCAGCCGATTGATGACCGCCGCCTATACATTGAACATTCCGCTCACCGAGACGCCGACGGCATCTCCGGCTGGCAGCGAAGTTGCCCGAGGTGCGCTTGTTACACTTTCGACAAGCACCAACGGGGCGGTTATTCACTATACGACAGATGGCAGCACGCCGACTTCGGTAAGCACGGTTTACGATAGTGCGATCGCCATCAACGCGGCGATGACGATTAAAGCGATTGCCGTAATGGACGGTATGGCAGATAGTATGGTTATGTCTGAAGCGTATACGCTACAGCCAACGAAACCCGATGCGCCCGGCGTGACAGGCGTCACGCCGGGTGATGGCTCTGCTAGTATCGCGGTAACCGTTCCTTCGGACGGCGGACGGCCAATTACGTCTTATACGGTAACATCTTCGCCGGATGGTATCACAGCCTCTGGCGCAAGCAGCCCGATTGATATCACTGGCTTGACGAATGGGACGGCTTACACGTTCACCGTAACCGCCACGAACTCCGTTGGCACTTCGGACGCATCGGAAGCCTCAGACAGTGTTACACCGGCAGGCAAACCGAGCTCACCGACAGTAGTTACGGCGGAGGGAGGCAGCGGTGAAGCGACGGTAACCTTTACTGCTCCTAACGATAACGGCGGCAGTGCGATTGCCGGCTACACGGTTACAGCATCGCCTGGCGGCTTAACCGGGACCGGCACAGGCAGCCCGATTAAGGTTATTGGACTAACCAACGGCACGTCGTACACGTTTACGGTGACGTCGACGAACAGCGCGGCAACGTCGGATTCGTCCGTTCCGTCGAATGCGATCGTTCCGATGGCCGTTTCGGAGGCTCCGGCGAATGTTAGCGCGATATGGGGCAATGGTGAAGCGACGGTGTCGTTTGATCCGCCTGCCGACAACGGCGGCAGCAGCATTACGCAGTATACCGTAACAGTTTTACCGGGGGGCCGGACAGTGACTGGTTCCGGCAGCCCGATTCCAGTTACGGAACTGACGAATGGCACGGCTTATACCTTTACCGTGACAGCAACGAACGCAGTAGGAACTTCGGAAGCTTCCGAAGAGTCTTCTCCTGTGACGCCGGCTACGGTACCGCAAGCGCCGACAAACGTAGCCGCTTCCCGAGGTGACAGCCAAGCGACGGTGTCTTTCGACGCTCCTGCCGATAATGGCGGCAGTGCAGTTACGAGCTACACCGTGACGGCTTCACCTGGTGGCCGGACGTCAACTGGCACAGGCAGCACAATTAACGTAACAGGGCTGACGAATGGTACCGCCTATACGTTCACAGTAACGGCTACGAACGCGGCTGGCACATCTGAGGTTTCTGTACCTTCAAACGGCGTTACTCCGGCAGCGGTTCCTGGTGTTCCGAGTGGTGTGACGGTTGAAGAAGGGGAAGGAGAAGCGACGGTTGGATTCACGCCTCCTTCCAACGATGGCGGCAGTCCGATTACCGGATACACGGTGACAGTTTACCCTGATGGACGCACCGTAAACGGTACAAGCAGCCCTATTACGGTAACAGATCTGGTTTACGGTGTATCGTATGCATTTAAGGTGTCGGCAACGAATGATGCCGGAACGTCGGCATTGTCGGCCTTAACACCTGATCTTGTACTGATTACGGAACCGGGAGCGCCGACCGACGTCTCTGCAGCATGGGGCAACACCCAAGCTGCCGTATCGTTTACGCCTCCGGCATTTGTAGGCGGTAGTCCAATTACAGGCTATACGGTAACGGTATGGCCGGGGGAACAGACAGTGGAGGGGAGCGAGAGTCCGATCGTTGTAACAGGGCTTGATAACGGCACTGCTTACACGTTCACGGTTAGGGCGATGAATGCTGCTGGATCTTCCGATGCATCCGCATCTACTGAGTCGGTTACGCCGGCGACTGTCCCGGGAGTACCGACGGAAGTTACCGCTACGGCAAGCAATGGCAAAGCGTACGTATCGTTTAAACCGCCGGTTGACAATGGCGGTAGCTCCGTAACGCAATATACAGTAACGGTCTTACCGGGTGGGCAGACCGTAACGGGAACGAACAGCCCGATTACCGTTACAGGACTTACTAACGGTACGTCTTATACCTTTACGGTTACGGCTACGAATATAGCAGGCAACTCCGAAGCTTCCAGTGAGTCGGCAGCCGTGACACCACGTGCTCGCTCTTCTTCTGCAGCTGCTGCTCCTGTCGCTCCTTCAGAGCCTAGTGCGGATGTACTCGTTAACGGCAGCCGCGAAAGCGCAGGCAAGCTGATAACGTCTGAGGTGAATGGACGTAAGGTAACGACAGTTGAAGTCGATGAGGCGAAGCTGAAGGCCAAGCTGGATATACAAACGAAAGGCGCGGTTATTACGATTCCAGTTGTAACTAAGTCGGACGTTGTGTCCGGTGAATTGAACGGCAGAATGGTACGGAGCATGGAAGACAAATCGGCAGTTGTCGAGATTAAGACAGAGACAAGCTCGTACTCTCTCCCCGCTCAGCAAATTAATATCGGAAGTATGGCTGAGAAGTTCGGTGAAGGAGTTGAGCTTCAGGACATCAAGGTTCGGATTGAGATCGGAGCCCCGAAGGAGGATACCGCCAAGGTCGTTGAGCAATTAGCCGGCTCAGGTGATCTCCAGCTCGTTGTACCTGCCGTGGAATTTAACGTCAGCGGCACGTTCAAAGACAAGACGGTTACGATCGACCGTTTTAATGCGTACGTTGAAAGGACGATTGCTATTCCGGACGGAGTTGACCCATCCAAGATTACGACGGGCGTTGTGATTGAAGAGAACGGAACGGTTCGTCACGTGCCGACCAAGATCGTGAAGCTTGATGGCCGCTATTATGCGCAAATCAATAGTTTGACAAACAGCACATATTCAGTTGTCTGGCATCCCGTTGCATTCGCCGATGTGAAAGGTCATTGGGCGGAAGCAGCTATAAACGATATGGGCTCTCGCATGGTCATAAATGGTGTGGATGACCGTACCTTCCTGCCGGAGCAGAATATCACGCGGGCGGAATTCGCCGCGATGCTTGTTCGTGCACTCGGCTTGAAACCAAACGCATCGCGCGCTTCCTTTGCAGATGTGAGTGCATCGTCCTGGTATTCGGACTATGTCGGTACAGCTGTCGAGTACGGGCTCGTCCAGGGATTCGGCGATGGGAACTTCCAGCCGGAGGCAACCATTACCCGTGAGCAGGCGATGGTCATGACGGCGAAGGCACTGCGGTTGACAAACGATGCGTTGCCGAAGCTTAGCGGCAATCAAGTGCAAGCTATCATCGCCGGATTCGGTGATGGCGGTGCATCAGGTGATTGGGCTGCAGAGAGCATCGCATTGCTAGTCGATCGCAAATTGGTCGGTGGAGTAACCGGCAACCAACTTGCGCCAAAAGATTTAATCACTCGTGCACAGGCGGCGATGATGATTCAACGGCTGCTGCAGCAAGCGAAATTGATTTGA
- a CDS encoding Ger(x)C family spore germination protein, translated as MRRPAPRSMLFLFMLILLLTASGCGFKDIDKRFFVVTIGVDKPEDSSKKYAVYVKLAIPSPQERFGSNQALIVKEEANSITEAVRIIKSKVDKELEFGHCKTIILGEAMIHSDITDMMDWFVRRRDIQKRGLGCGRQT; from the coding sequence GTGCGTCGTCCGGCTCCTAGAAGCATGCTGTTTCTTTTCATGCTCATCTTACTCCTTACAGCATCCGGCTGCGGGTTTAAGGACATCGACAAGCGTTTTTTTGTAGTTACCATAGGCGTGGACAAGCCTGAAGATTCATCAAAAAAATATGCCGTATATGTGAAGCTGGCCATTCCCTCTCCGCAGGAACGATTTGGTTCTAATCAGGCATTAATTGTTAAGGAAGAGGCTAACTCCATCACGGAAGCGGTAAGAATTATCAAGTCCAAGGTAGATAAGGAACTGGAATTTGGACATTGCAAGACCATCATTTTGGGAGAGGCCATGATTCATAGCGATATCACAGACATGATGGACTGGTTTGTACGTAGAAGGGATATTCAAAAAAGAGGCCTGGGTTGCGGTAGGCAGACCTAA
- a CDS encoding spore germination protein: MVTQINEQQEQTASRETFEWIVNSLGESPDIVHNCFSKNKQEFDMVYISSLTEEQRISDTLLVPFYQSDSFESFIEYVESLPNVTLHRTCVSTLEKMLRGHAALYLGDKVYLVDLKLVKNNKVRDAAVENVVQGPKDGLSEDIAVNLNLIRCRYPRTTLMIEHREVGTVSRTPLALIYDEECTDPKVVEEVKKSLDRIDADIVQAVNQLSMLMTSKKRTIFPTMLSTERPDRVAFNLNHGKVVLLLQEPLCTNCSLRIF, encoded by the coding sequence ATGGTCACACAAATTAATGAGCAGCAAGAACAAACAGCTAGCCGGGAAACATTTGAATGGATCGTGAACAGCCTGGGTGAATCTCCGGATATCGTACACAACTGCTTTTCCAAAAATAAACAGGAATTTGACATGGTGTATATTTCCAGTTTAACGGAAGAGCAGCGCATTTCTGATACGCTGCTTGTTCCTTTTTATCAATCGGATTCATTTGAAAGCTTTATTGAATATGTAGAATCGCTTCCTAATGTCACCTTACATAGAACTTGCGTGAGTACACTTGAAAAAATGCTTCGCGGCCATGCAGCCTTGTACCTTGGAGACAAGGTGTATCTTGTGGATTTGAAGCTGGTCAAAAATAATAAAGTCCGCGACGCTGCAGTTGAAAATGTCGTTCAAGGCCCCAAAGACGGTCTTAGTGAGGATATTGCGGTCAATTTGAATTTGATTCGCTGCCGATATCCGCGAACAACGCTAATGATTGAGCACAGAGAGGTCGGAACCGTTTCGAGGACGCCGCTTGCCCTTATTTATGATGAAGAGTGTACCGACCCCAAGGTGGTGGAAGAGGTCAAGAAGTCGTTAGATCGGATCGATGCGGACATCGTACAAGCCGTCAATCAACTTAGTATGCTGATGACATCGAAGAAAAGAACGATATTCCCTACGATGCTCTCTACGGAGAGGCCCGACCGGGTTGCGTTTAATCTAAACCATGGCAAAGTAGTTCTACTTCTGCAGGAGCCCCTTTGCACTAATTGTTCCCTCCGTATTTTTTGA
- a CDS encoding BtrH N-terminal domain-containing protein: protein MKNIVEHVPRYFEPYVNDCFATAYGACLAHLGHDPRLVLADYLSFMFDPSTNFIGTTFMYRFSTSVEFTEAELNSSLGLAYFPETTYYDPDAPYTENEKHRDKIRFQLYIHDDSEVAAARLKELIDSNKAVAAVVDLYYMSYHRAYMKEHGLHAIVITGYDEEKGVYHVFDKYLLSSSDFDGEIPMEDIITARLSDVPRLNPIIGEYRRPIRNLWMEFDAGSDYTPDRAKLLGILRESYSRMSGREEASTGYSGLRSIEEFRQSLLRRKEHPVDTDTANFFKEYYNVCLKRVARGRNRFRVFLLEIADLLPQETVGVITEQLAESAKRWDICANLSLKLAISKSVRMYDDLDRNVQAILEIESAIVEQLRLCEMELQV, encoded by the coding sequence GTGAAAAATATTGTAGAACATGTGCCCCGCTACTTTGAACCGTATGTCAATGACTGCTTTGCGACTGCTTATGGCGCTTGTCTGGCTCATCTCGGGCATGACCCAAGGCTCGTGCTTGCTGATTATCTTTCTTTTATGTTTGACCCAAGCACCAACTTTATCGGTACGACCTTTATGTACCGCTTCTCCACTTCGGTGGAGTTTACGGAGGCGGAGCTCAACTCCTCGCTGGGACTGGCTTATTTTCCCGAAACAACCTACTATGATCCGGATGCTCCTTATACGGAGAACGAGAAGCATCGAGATAAAATCCGGTTTCAGCTATATATTCATGATGACTCCGAGGTTGCGGCAGCCCGGCTCAAGGAGCTGATTGACAGCAATAAGGCTGTAGCGGCTGTGGTGGACCTGTATTATATGAGCTACCACCGTGCCTATATGAAAGAGCATGGACTGCATGCTATCGTGATCACCGGGTACGATGAAGAGAAGGGAGTTTATCACGTATTCGATAAATACTTACTGAGCAGCAGCGATTTTGACGGGGAAATCCCCATGGAGGACATCATCACGGCCAGACTATCGGATGTGCCGCGTCTGAATCCGATTATCGGTGAGTATCGAAGACCGATCCGCAATCTTTGGATGGAATTCGATGCAGGAAGTGACTATACGCCGGATCGTGCCAAGCTGCTGGGCATCCTTCGGGAAAGCTATTCGCGAATGAGCGGCAGGGAGGAAGCGTCCACAGGCTATAGCGGACTTCGAAGCATTGAGGAATTCAGGCAGAGCCTGCTGCGCCGCAAGGAGCACCCCGTGGACACGGATACAGCAAACTTCTTTAAAGAGTATTATAATGTTTGTTTAAAAAGAGTCGCCAGAGGGCGAAACCGCTTCCGGGTGTTCCTCCTCGAGATCGCCGACTTGCTGCCACAGGAGACTGTGGGTGTGATAACAGAGCAATTGGCCGAATCGGCCAAACGCTGGGATATCTGTGCCAATCTGTCGTTAAAATTGGCTATATCCAAATCGGTTCGGATGTATGATGATCTGGATCGCAATGTACAAGCCATTCTTGAAATCGAAAGCGCGATTGTCGAGCAGCTGCGGCTGTGTGAAATGGAGCTGCAGGTATAG
- a CDS encoding spore germination protein: protein MASMEDFYQNYWISRFVVILRMLGLFVSTTLASWYVGLVSYNPEVLRVQLSLSIAGSRASVPYPSYVEVFFMLIMTEMLIEASIRLPKSIGSTATTVGGLILGQAATQAGLVSNIMIILIAAVAISNFVIPINMMSFGMRVAKYVLLLFTTMFGLMGLIAAFIGLVAYLASMESYGQPYLKLYFESSRMAAKKSDS from the coding sequence ATGGCGAGTATGGAGGACTTTTACCAAAATTACTGGATTAGCCGGTTTGTTGTGATTTTACGCATGCTTGGACTTTTTGTAAGCACAACGCTTGCATCCTGGTACGTAGGTTTAGTCAGTTATAATCCGGAGGTGCTCCGGGTCCAGCTTTCCTTGTCGATCGCGGGCAGCCGGGCCAGCGTTCCGTATCCTTCTTACGTGGAAGTATTCTTTATGTTGATCATGACGGAAATGTTGATTGAAGCGAGTATTAGACTTCCCAAAAGTATCGGGAGCACGGCGACAACAGTTGGCGGTTTGATCCTTGGACAAGCGGCTACGCAAGCAGGCCTGGTTAGTAATATCATGATTATTTTGATTGCAGCCGTGGCAATTTCCAATTTTGTCATTCCCATTAACATGATGTCCTTCGGCATGCGTGTTGCAAAATATGTACTGCTTCTTTTCACAACCATGTTCGGATTAATGGGCTTAATTGCGGCTTTTATCGGTTTAGTGGCTTATTTGGCAAGTATGGAAAGCTATGGACAGCCTTACTTGAAGCTGTACTTCGAAAGCTCACGTATGGCGGCAAAGAAATCGGATTCCTAG
- a CDS encoding DUF5050 domain-containing protein, with amino-acid sequence MSKKWFTAFMVVSVCIGGCLTTAAPSYAAESEVSVTLPDFSVKLNGNEVENQNREYPLLVYKDITYVPMTWYDCRLLGLETKWDSTSGLSIAKGNVASSYVSYQSDKKNKNRFKAQIHSSQITINGKSVDNAKEEYPLLSYNNVAYFPLTWRFAHDEFGWEYQWSESEGLSIQSDNPQITSVPLPASVGDMGVARYKDYYYFAETEDGMNNIYRSPASDPTKKELVYSYAYSDSYSSNKRVSFLIKDNELWFSYHEGGAIMGHDVYGKISDDGKGTVEHQGYLDFASAPKGTLVVNQSVPPSGDNLRLAAAGQDRWNGTSMGDPKLIYGWHIGDGYTPDRSTTVIGTDAYVMGSADPNDPSSLNHIYRINLQTNKTTELTSFGVKTFTIIKDQLMYVKDSDHLLYTANLDGTGEQQLSDHPVSDWYDVIDGHIYYMSGYVFEPRQLYQADLSQEDAPVLLDQVIRTAEVNGKLVCQIAEGGQYGMKVLDAAGDLRLSITDGVAQFFTDGDSIVYESSSDHSVKWLKP; translated from the coding sequence GTGAGCAAGAAATGGTTTACTGCGTTTATGGTGGTTTCTGTTTGTATAGGCGGCTGCTTGACGACGGCTGCGCCAAGCTATGCGGCAGAATCGGAAGTAAGTGTCACCCTGCCTGACTTTAGCGTGAAGCTAAACGGCAATGAGGTGGAGAATCAGAACCGGGAATATCCGCTGCTCGTGTACAAAGATATTACTTACGTGCCCATGACATGGTATGATTGCAGGCTGCTGGGCCTGGAGACGAAGTGGGATTCGACTAGCGGTCTCTCGATCGCGAAAGGCAACGTTGCCTCTTCTTATGTGTCGTACCAGTCAGACAAAAAGAACAAGAATCGCTTCAAGGCGCAGATTCATTCCTCACAGATCACGATCAACGGCAAGTCCGTTGATAATGCGAAGGAAGAATATCCATTACTGAGCTACAACAATGTGGCGTACTTCCCTCTAACCTGGAGATTCGCTCATGATGAATTCGGATGGGAGTATCAGTGGAGCGAATCGGAAGGACTTTCCATTCAGTCGGATAATCCGCAGATTACTTCGGTGCCGCTGCCGGCTTCTGTTGGGGATATGGGTGTTGCAAGGTATAAGGATTACTACTATTTCGCTGAAACAGAAGACGGCATGAATAACATCTATCGATCGCCGGCTAGTGATCCGACAAAGAAGGAGCTGGTTTATTCATACGCATACAGCGATTCTTACAGCTCGAATAAGCGTGTCTCATTTTTGATCAAGGATAACGAGCTTTGGTTTTCGTATCACGAAGGCGGAGCCATCATGGGGCATGATGTGTATGGGAAAATCTCGGATGACGGCAAGGGTACGGTGGAGCACCAAGGTTATCTGGATTTTGCAAGTGCTCCGAAAGGCACTCTCGTGGTCAATCAAAGCGTTCCGCCGTCAGGAGATAATCTCCGTTTGGCTGCTGCGGGGCAAGATCGTTGGAATGGTACTTCTATGGGTGACCCGAAGCTGATTTACGGCTGGCACATAGGGGACGGCTATACTCCAGACCGTTCTACTACCGTTATCGGCACCGATGCCTACGTGATGGGCTCGGCTGACCCCAACGATCCGAGTTCTCTGAATCACATTTATCGAATCAACCTGCAGACCAATAAGACGACAGAACTGACTTCCTTTGGCGTTAAAACTTTTACTATCATAAAAGATCAATTGATGTATGTAAAAGATAGCGATCATCTCTTATACACGGCCAACCTGGACGGGACCGGCGAGCAGCAGCTGTCCGATCATCCAGTATCCGATTGGTATGATGTGATAGACGGTCACATCTACTATATGTCGGGCTATGTCTTTGAGCCTCGTCAGTTGTACCAGGCGGATCTATCCCAAGAAGATGCCCCAGTCCTGCTGGATCAAGTGATTCGAACTGCAGAAGTGAATGGTAAGCTGGTCTGCCAAATTGCGGAAGGCGGCCAATACGGAATGAAGGTCCTTGACGCCGCGGGAGATCTCCGTCTTTCTATTACGGACGGAGTTGCACAATTTTTTACGGATGGGGATTCGATCGTCTACGAGTCGTCCTCCGATCACTCCGTGAAGTGGCTGAAGCCTTAG
- a CDS encoding LacI family DNA-binding transcriptional regulator: MKKITLQTIAEHLNVSKALVSKALSNDPAVNDVTKEQIWKTAEELGYRIKSSKKAFPASRTGNLAVLMPRGYMNDIEYWGKVLGGIDAELSKHGFSMLLSGIDTSIPPKEGMPASIHENKADGVIVLGHIPQDYIDDLKARSFPFVLVDTNIQDPTIDHVLANNFIGAYQATNHLIQAGHKNLAFVGDVESAWSFAERLRGFEQAVRTWNEKAPYPVTTVRIEGTGVSGRGNYTSAEFSQTLVGHVRNNPPVTGLFCANDMIAIETQSILAQMGVGCPSEVSIIGFDDLALSELTQPKLTTVKVPKTEMGKTAVELILRRIGDPEGWPELVLLSTFLVERASVQKL, translated from the coding sequence ATGAAAAAGATAACACTGCAAACGATAGCTGAACATTTGAATGTTTCCAAAGCTCTAGTATCCAAAGCTCTCTCTAACGATCCTGCGGTCAATGATGTCACCAAAGAACAGATCTGGAAGACGGCGGAGGAGCTGGGCTACCGCATTAAGTCTTCCAAGAAAGCATTTCCCGCATCTCGTACGGGCAATCTGGCTGTCCTTATGCCGCGCGGCTACATGAATGATATTGAATATTGGGGCAAGGTACTCGGAGGAATCGATGCCGAATTGTCCAAACACGGATTCAGCATGCTGCTTTCGGGCATCGATACGTCCATACCGCCGAAGGAAGGGATGCCAGCCAGCATTCATGAGAATAAAGCGGACGGTGTGATCGTGCTGGGACATATCCCGCAGGATTACATTGATGATTTGAAAGCAAGAAGCTTCCCTTTCGTGCTGGTGGATACGAATATTCAAGACCCCACCATCGACCATGTGCTGGCCAATAACTTTATTGGCGCTTATCAGGCTACGAATCACCTGATTCAAGCCGGTCATAAGAACTTAGCTTTTGTTGGCGACGTGGAATCGGCCTGGAGCTTTGCGGAGAGGCTTCGAGGCTTTGAGCAAGCCGTTCGTACTTGGAATGAAAAGGCTCCGTATCCTGTGACGACAGTGAGAATTGAGGGAACCGGGGTTAGCGGACGAGGTAATTACACCTCCGCTGAATTCTCCCAAACCTTGGTCGGTCATGTCCGTAACAACCCTCCGGTAACGGGACTCTTCTGCGCCAACGATATGATTGCTATTGAGACGCAATCCATTCTTGCCCAGATGGGAGTTGGCTGTCCATCCGAAGTATCGATCATCGGCTTTGATGATCTCGCACTAAGTGAATTGACCCAGCCGAAGTTGACAACGGTCAAGGTACCCAAGACGGAAATGGGCAAAACAGCCGTTGAGCTCATACTGCGAAGAATCGGGGATCCCGAAGGATGGCCGGAGCTGGTCTTGCTATCTACGTTTTTGGTGGAACGCGCTTCGGTTCAGAAGCTGTAG